DNA from Candidatus Woesearchaeota archaeon:
ACTTGCCCTTGTACGCACGAGTGGGACACATCCACACAGGAGTAACACCAATTGTTTTCAAGAACCAGGTGATAAATGTAGCAGCGTGTTCAACAGGAATTTCAACATCTTGAATAATTGATTCTTTTCTTCCGGAGACTTTACTCATAAGTGCACTAAGACCGCTTTTGGTATACCAAGAACGAATCGTCCAATACGTTTTTGAACACAGTAATTTCTTTGGCCAGAAAAACCTCACAACAGGATTTTGTACGCCGAAGTGTTTTGAACACCAAAACCAATCAGTATCCCAACGCCAAATATAGTCTTTTACGCATAAGTAATCCTCGCTCGCCTCTTTAATTGATTTGAAATACATGTTACGACCAGTATAATCGCTTAGATGCGGAGCAGAATCCACAAACGTTCCTGTAGTAAGATAATACTCTTGAGGTGAGAAGATAGATCCATCAACAAAGTCAAGATCTTTTCTCTTGCAGGCTTTCTCAACTGCTTTGAAATAGTCCTGTGCTGTTGAAAATCGTTGATGTTGTATTTTAACATAGTCCTTAACGGGAACAATCTTAACCTTAAGTTTGAGAACATACCCAAGACTCCCATAAGAATTGGGAAAACCATAGAATAAATCACTGTTTTTCCTTGGGGAACACGTGATGACCCGCCCATCACTAAGGAGAATCTCACATTCAAGTACTGTTTCATGTACCAGGCCGTATTTGAAAGAACTTGACTCAATACCAACCCCTGTAAATGCGCCTCCGATGGTGATCGTTTTAAGTTCGGGAACAACGGTGGGCATGAATCCTTTTTGGAGTGTTGCATCAACAAGCTCTTCATACGTCGTCATACCTTCAACTTCACAAAAACCTTTCTTAGTATCTATGTGAAGAACGTGATTAAAGTCAGAAACATCTACTTTAACGCGATTTCCTTTGCGATGCCTAAATAAGTTTGACGTTTTCTTCCCAAGACCTACAGTCTTTCCGCTAGCAAGAGCTTCTCTAAATTCTTTGACCACTCTTTTTTTACGTGTAGAATAACTCATCGCTCAGGCATGTACCCGCCGGGAACTCCTTCTTTTGAGAGTACTATTTGGAAGAGTTGGTTACGTCTGCATCTAAATGAACCTGCACAAGCAAGAAGATAGTAATCCCACATACGCGCAAAGCGCTCGCCATAGTCTTTTTCAAACTTCTTCCAGTTTTTCTTATAGTTCTTGTACCATGCCATCAGCGTTGGATCATAGTCTGCGCCGATGTTGTGATAATCTTCAAGAACGAACCTCGTCTTCTCAAGAGCTTTAGTGATTTGCGCCATAGAAGGGAGCATGGAATTAGGAAAGATGTATTTTTCAATCCAAGGATCTGTGTGGGTTACGGAGCGCAGACCTCCAATCGTGTGTACGAGTGCAAGACCGCCATCTTTGAGACGTTCACGAATTAACGCGAAGAACTTCTCATAATTTTTGTACCCGACATGTTCCATCATACCAATGGAGACAACTTTATCAAAGGTCCCTGTTGCGTTACGGTAATCGTCAAGCTTGAAAGTAACAGGAAGCCCTTTACATTTCTTTTTAGCATATGCGACTTGTTCTTTTGAAATATTGTAGGAGGTTACTTTAACACCGTAATGCTTAGCAGCATAGTAGGCAAAACCACCCCATCCTCCGCCAAGCTCAAGCACAGTTTCCCCTTTTTTGAGTTTAAGTTTACGACAGATGAGGTCGAGCTTGTTTTTCTGAGCTTCACTAAGATTTTTTGCACGTCCTCTTGGTGTGTTCCAATACGCACAAGTATATTGCATATACTCTGGATCAAGCATGTTTTCATAGAATTCGTTGCCAAGGTCATAATGTTCTTGTGCTACTTTTTTTGATCTTGACTTGGTTTGCAAGTTAAGAAGAGCTGCTTTGAGCGCAGTTCCTACAAGCATAATGGGTCGTACTTTGCGATCAAGTTGAGCACTAAGAAGTTTGGTGAAGAATTGGTCAAGCGCTTTCACATCCCACCATCCATCCATATAGGACTCACCAAGACCTAATGAGCCTTGCGCAAGGACTCTGTCATAGAGTTTTTCGTTATGGACTTGAATATCCCAGGGACGAGAACCGTTGATCTTAATATCTGCAAGTGTGAGAAGTTCTTGTATTTTTTCTTTTGAGGACATGCTTTCAATCGTGTAGTTGTCCTTTTTAAATATTGTTTTTGTCCTGTGTTTTTCTGTGTTTTTCTGTGTGGTTCTGTCTTGTTCTGTCTTGTCTTTTTTAGCCGTGCATATCCGTTTGATTTATATAGGGGTGCGAGAGGTTCGAAGAAGATGATCATCACAAATATCGGACTCCCCTATTCCGGAAAAAGCGAGATTGGACGTAGAGTTGCTAAAAAACTGGGAATGCACTTTGTAGATGTAGATGACGTGTTACAAGAACGCATCGGGGATTTACAAAAATGCGTTGAAGAGAAAGGAGAACGTTATTTTTTAGACGCAGAGAGGGAGGTGCTCATGGATCTTCAAATTCAGGAAAACACTATCTACGCTCCAGGAGGGAGTTTCATCCACCACCCAATGGCTCTAAGTAAATTCCGTGCTCAAACAGATTTGGTGTATTTCAGAATTGGCTTTGATGAGTGGGTGCGTCGTCTTGACAACTCTGCACATCAAAGAGGGATTGTCGGGTTTCAAAAAGGAGTGCGTTGCGTTTATGATGAGATGGTGCCTTTGCTTGAATTTACAGCGGATGTGACGATTTCCGCAAAGGATTTCAATCTTGCAACGAAGATGTATGAGGACTACATTGTCCGTACGAAAAAACTCCTTGAGCAGGAGGAACAGAGCTGTGGGGGTGATTGGGATATCAGCAATATTATTCACGAACTTGCTTCTCACACCTTTCTTTAGCGGTGACGCGTAAGGAAACTAGTAACTATTGTGTACTCATGACTGTGATAAGGTGTAATTATTGTGGGTTTATTGGTGAGATTGTGTGGGTTCACGGACACGGTCAGTGTAAAAACTGTAAGGTAAACATTGATGA
Protein-coding regions in this window:
- a CDS encoding FAD-binding oxidoreductase — translated: MSYSTRKKRVVKEFREALASGKTVGLGKKTSNLFRHRKGNRVKVDVSDFNHVLHIDTKKGFCEVEGMTTYEELVDATLQKGFMPTVVPELKTITIGGAFTGVGIESSSFKYGLVHETVLECEILLSDGRVITCSPRKNSDLFYGFPNSYGSLGYVLKLKVKIVPVKDYVKIQHQRFSTAQDYFKAVEKACKRKDLDFVDGSIFSPQEYYLTTGTFVDSAPHLSDYTGRNMYFKSIKEASEDYLCVKDYIWRWDTDWFWCSKHFGVQNPVVRFFWPKKLLCSKTYWTIRSWYTKSGLSALMSKVSGRKESIIQDVEIPVEHAATFITWFLKTIGVTPVWMCPTRAYKGKYPFTLYPLDAKKLYINFGFWDVKKTNKPPGYYNRRIEKKVRELKGMKSLYSDAYYSEEEFWEIYPKRVYLQLKKKYDPQGKLKGLYEKVVKRI
- a CDS encoding cyclopropane fatty acyl phospholipid synthase gives rise to the protein MSSKEKIQELLTLADIKINGSRPWDIQVHNEKLYDRVLAQGSLGLGESYMDGWWDVKALDQFFTKLLSAQLDRKVRPIMLVGTALKAALLNLQTKSRSKKVAQEHYDLGNEFYENMLDPEYMQYTCAYWNTPRGRAKNLSEAQKNKLDLICRKLKLKKGETVLELGGGWGGFAYYAAKHYGVKVTSYNISKEQVAYAKKKCKGLPVTFKLDDYRNATGTFDKVVSIGMMEHVGYKNYEKFFALIRERLKDGGLALVHTIGGLRSVTHTDPWIEKYIFPNSMLPSMAQITKALEKTRFVLEDYHNIGADYDPTLMAWYKNYKKNWKKFEKDYGERFARMWDYYLLACAGSFRCRRNQLFQIVLSKEGVPGGYMPER
- a CDS encoding shikimate kinase is translated as MIITNIGLPYSGKSEIGRRVAKKLGMHFVDVDDVLQERIGDLQKCVEEKGERYFLDAEREVLMDLQIQENTIYAPGGSFIHHPMALSKFRAQTDLVYFRIGFDEWVRRLDNSAHQRGIVGFQKGVRCVYDEMVPLLEFTADVTISAKDFNLATKMYEDYIVRTKKLLEQEEQSCGGDWDISNIIHELASHTFL